A genomic window from Pyricularia oryzae 70-15 chromosome 7, whole genome shotgun sequence includes:
- a CDS encoding U2 snRNP component IST3: MNQIKAIQALNKKEIEQGISPEASWHVDYRDTAFVYFGGLDDTLSEGDIITIFSQYGEPVFLKLVRDKETGKSRGFGWLKYEDQRSTDLAVDNLGGAVIKDRMMRVDHARYKGRDDEDDDEFKVGWEDMMRKQGQVVEEEDDDDETDKVARPLLKEERELQKLLMEHDDDDPMKEFLIEEKKKEVEEALTREQKKSSRRKDKDGSRSSRHHHHHRTSRKHREESDDEAGSDRKRRKRRDESRSRERRRRDDYKDKDKHRDSDSRRRDDSKDRRRRERDDDGHHRSKDRGRENSRDRDRDRHDRERHRRRHDSRERHERRKERPRSRSPRD; this comes from the exons ATGAATCAAATAAAGGCAATACAGGCGCTTAACAAGAAGGAGATTGAGCAGGGAAT CTCCCCCGAAGCATCATGGCACGTCGACTATCGCGACACGGCCTTTGTCTACTTTGGCGGCCTGGACGACACGCTCTCCGAGGGCGACATCATCACCATCTTTAGCCAATACGGCGAGCCCGTGTTCCTCAAGCTGGTGCGCGACAAGGAGACGGGCAAGAGCAGGGGCTTCGGGTGGCTGAAATACGAGGACCAGCGCAGCACCGACCTGGCCGTCGACAacctcggcggcgccgtcATCAAGGACCGCATGATGCGCGTCGACCACGCGCGCTACAAGGGGcgggacgacgaggacgacgacgaattCAAGGTCGGGTGGGAGGATATGATGAGGAAGCAGGGTCAGgtggtggaggaggaggatgatgatgacgagacGGATAAGGTGGCCAGGCCGTTGTTGAAGGAGGAGAGGGAGCTGCAAAAGTTGCTGATGGAgcatgatgatgacgatccCATGAAGGAGTTTTTGatcgaggagaagaagaaggaggtcGAGGAGGCGCTGACGAGGGAGCAGAAGAAGAGCAGCAGGCGGAAGGACAAGGATGGTAGCAGGTCCTCACGgcatcatcaccaccacagAACCTCGCGAAAGCACAGGGAGGAGAGTGATGACGAGGCAGGGTCGGACAGGAAACGGAGGAAGCGGAGGGACGAGAGCCGTTCGCGCGAGAGGAGACGGCGGGATGAttacaaggacaaggacaagcaCAGAGACAGTGACAGTCGGCGCCGGGACGATTCCAAAGACCGGAGAAGGCGGGAGCGGGACGACGATGGACACCACCGAAGTAAAGATCGCGGCCGGGAAAACAGTCGGGATAGGGACAGGGATAGGCATGACCGGGAGCGGCATAGGCGGCGGCACGATAGTCGCGAGCGCCATGAGCGCAGGAAAGAGAGGCCAAGGAGCAGATCACCTAGGGATTAA